One window of Fusobacterium polymorphum genomic DNA carries:
- a CDS encoding helix-turn-helix domain-containing protein: MIVFVNTSITTINLIKKNPHFDFEYIFFNEKNKNNILENNQNLVVIFEEKYLKINNLLNLKKSKKQIYFIGIFEKENIDLIKKLINLELLNYIFNFSKNSLSSLINKIKLKNNNRNNLFSNPIYKSMFTSFYIFDLIYGDLTKLNALNEITGFKMDDLPNSVITLMIDDFWEICRKMDNRDRYSLKMEYSNLVKNAINRYQIKALSCSLVGTDKIIILVKSPYNFSLNDIALKIKNYINENSKYTVTLGLSNSYDDFKNIWKAYEESFQALNYSFFVGKNEIIEYKNIKNLSSKTNLNHDYVQLKYYFFKNLILGNKNEIQEYFMSILNFCINDFLDKETIKFLITNFIFEIVDYTNKLKIKKEDVYTKAINVNSKILRAYSIASIKDISYEFLINLLIDIEKYKKNNDFILDNSINFLEKYYYKDLSLTEVANVCNMSDSYFSRKFKEKFNINFSTYLLNIRLEKAKELLKEKNLNIENISEMVGFKDSSYFSKSFKQKYGIAPHYYRDNFKEF; the protein is encoded by the coding sequence ATGATAGTTTTTGTAAACACATCAATTACCACAATAAATTTAATTAAGAAAAATCCTCACTTTGACTTTGAATATATTTTTTTCAATGAAAAAAATAAAAATAATATTTTAGAAAATAATCAAAATTTAGTTGTTATTTTTGAAGAAAAATATTTAAAAATTAATAATCTATTAAATTTAAAGAAATCTAAAAAGCAAATATACTTTATTGGAATTTTTGAAAAAGAAAATATTGATTTAATAAAAAAATTAATAAATTTAGAACTTTTAAATTATATTTTTAATTTTTCTAAAAATTCATTATCAAGTTTGATAAACAAAATCAAATTAAAAAATAATAACAGAAATAATCTTTTTAGTAATCCTATTTATAAATCCATGTTTACCTCATTTTATATTTTTGATTTAATATATGGAGATCTTACAAAATTAAATGCTTTAAATGAAATAACAGGTTTCAAGATGGATGATTTACCCAATAGTGTAATTACTCTAATGATAGATGATTTTTGGGAAATTTGTAGAAAAATGGATAATAGAGACAGATATTCTCTAAAAATGGAATATTCAAATCTAGTAAAAAATGCTATAAACCGTTATCAAATAAAAGCTTTATCTTGTTCACTTGTAGGAACAGATAAAATTATTATTTTAGTAAAATCTCCATATAATTTCTCGCTAAATGATATTGCTTTAAAAATAAAAAATTATATAAATGAAAACTCAAAATATACAGTTACACTTGGACTTAGTAACTCATATGATGATTTTAAAAATATTTGGAAGGCATATGAAGAGTCTTTTCAGGCTTTAAACTATTCTTTTTTTGTAGGAAAAAATGAAATTATTGAATATAAAAATATTAAAAATTTATCTTCAAAAACTAACTTGAATCATGATTATGTACAATTAAAATACTATTTCTTTAAAAATTTAATTTTAGGAAATAAAAATGAAATTCAAGAATATTTTATGAGTATTTTAAATTTCTGTATAAATGATTTTTTAGACAAAGAAACTATAAAATTTTTAATTACAAATTTTATTTTTGAAATAGTTGATTATACTAATAAATTAAAAATAAAAAAAGAAGATGTCTACACAAAAGCAATTAATGTTAATTCAAAAATTTTAAGAGCTTATTCAATAGCTTCTATTAAAGATATTAGCTATGAATTTTTAATAAATCTTTTAATAGATATTGAAAAATATAAAAAAAATAATGATTTTATATTAGATAATAGTATAAATTTTTTAGAAAAATATTACTATAAAGATTTAAGTCTAACTGAAGTTGCAAATGTTTGTAATATGAGTGATAGTTACTTTAGTAGAAAATTTAAAGAGAAATTTAATATAAACTTTTCAACTTACTTATTGAATATAAGACTAGAAAAGGCTAAGGAATTATTAAAAGAAAAAAATTTGAATATAGAAAATATTTCTGAAATGGTAGGATTTAAGGATAGTTCTTATTTTAGTAAAAGTTTTAAACAGAAATATGGAATAGCTCCTCATTATTATAGAGATAATTTTAAAGAATTTTAA
- the fabZ gene encoding 3-hydroxyacyl-ACP dehydratase FabZ has product MLDILEIMKRIPHRYPFLLVDRILEMDKEAQTIKGKKNVTMNEEFFNGHFPGHPIMPGVLIVEGMAQCLGVMVMENFPGKVPYFAAIDNAKFKNPVKPGDTLIYDVKVEKVKRNFVKATGKTYVDDAVVAEASFTFVIADL; this is encoded by the coding sequence ATGTTAGATATTTTAGAAATAATGAAAAGGATACCACACAGATACCCATTTTTATTAGTTGATAGAATTCTAGAAATGGATAAGGAAGCACAAACAATAAAAGGAAAAAAGAATGTAACAATGAATGAAGAATTTTTTAATGGTCACTTTCCAGGACATCCAATTATGCCAGGAGTATTAATAGTTGAAGGTATGGCACAATGTCTAGGAGTTATGGTTATGGAAAATTTCCCTGGAAAAGTTCCTTATTTTGCAGCAATAGATAATGCTAAATTCAAAAATCCTGTTAAACCAGGAGATACATTAATTTATGATGTAAAGGTTGAAAAAGTAAAAAGAAATTTTGTAAAAGCAACTGGAAAAACTTATGTAGATGATGCAGTAGTTGCAGAAGCAAGCTTTACATTTGTAATAGCAGATTTATAA
- a CDS encoding LpxI family protein produces the protein MEKIGLIVGNGKFPLYFIEEAKNSNISVYPIGLFPSVDEEIKKLDNYAEFNIGHIGEIIKYLLLRDITKIVMLGKVEKKLVFENLILDKYGEKIMEIVPDNKDETLLFAIIGFIRLSGIKVLPQSYLMKKFIFETKCYTEKEPDFDDEKTISMGIEAARLLSRVDVGQTVVCRDRAVIAVEGIEGTDETLKRAGQYSDKDNILIKVSRPQQDMRVDVPVIGLNTIETAIKNGFKGIVAQAKKMIFLNQKECIELANKNNIFIVGKKI, from the coding sequence ATGGAAAAAATAGGACTTATTGTAGGAAATGGAAAGTTTCCACTATATTTTATAGAGGAAGCTAAAAATAGTAATATTTCAGTATACCCAATAGGTCTTTTTCCTTCTGTTGATGAAGAAATAAAAAAATTAGATAACTATGCAGAGTTCAATATTGGACATATTGGAGAAATAATAAAATATTTACTTCTAAGAGATATAACTAAAATTGTAATGCTTGGAAAAGTTGAAAAAAAATTAGTCTTTGAAAATTTAATACTTGATAAATATGGAGAGAAGATAATGGAAATAGTTCCAGATAATAAAGATGAAACTCTCCTTTTTGCAATTATTGGATTTATAAGATTAAGTGGTATAAAAGTTTTACCTCAAAGTTATTTAATGAAGAAATTTATTTTTGAAACTAAATGCTATACAGAGAAAGAGCCTGATTTTGATGATGAAAAAACTATTTCTATGGGAATTGAAGCAGCAAGACTTTTAAGTAGAGTTGATGTAGGTCAGACAGTAGTATGTAGAGATAGAGCAGTTATTGCGGTGGAAGGTATAGAAGGGACAGATGAAACTTTAAAAAGAGCAGGACAATACTCAGATAAAGATAATATTTTAATAAAAGTGTCAAGACCTCAACAAGATATGAGAGTAGATGTACCAGTTATTGGGCTTAATACTATTGAAACTGCAATAAAAAATGGTTTTAAAGGTATAGTTGCTCAAGCTAAAAAAATGATATTTTTAAATCAAAAAGAATGTATAGAGCTAGCTAATAAAAATAATATTTTTATAGTTGGAAAGAAAATCTAG
- the lpxA gene encoding acyl-ACP--UDP-N-acetylglucosamine O-acyltransferase, whose product MVDIHKTAIIEEGAIIEDGVTIGPYCVVGKDVIIKKGTVLQSHVVVEGITEIGENNTIYSFVSIGKANQDLKYKGEPTKTIIGNNNSIREFVTIHRGTDDRWETRIGSGNLLMAYVHVAHDVIIGDDCILANNVTLAGHVVVDSHAIIGGLTPIHQFTRIGSYSMIGGASGVNQDICPFVLAEGNKAVIRGLNSVGLRRRGFSDDEISNLKKAYRILFRQGLQLKDALEELEKDFSEDKNVKYLVDFIKSSDRGIAR is encoded by the coding sequence ATGGTAGACATACATAAAACAGCTATCATAGAAGAAGGAGCTATCATAGAAGATGGTGTTACAATAGGTCCTTACTGTGTGGTTGGAAAAGATGTAATAATAAAAAAAGGTACTGTTTTACAATCTCATGTGGTTGTGGAAGGTATAACAGAGATAGGAGAAAATAATACCATTTACTCTTTTGTTTCAATAGGAAAAGCAAATCAAGATTTAAAATATAAAGGTGAACCTACAAAAACTATTATAGGAAATAACAATTCTATAAGAGAGTTTGTAACTATTCACAGAGGTACTGATGACAGATGGGAAACTAGAATAGGAAGTGGAAATCTTCTTATGGCTTATGTTCATGTTGCTCATGATGTTATTATAGGTGATGATTGTATACTTGCAAATAATGTTACTTTAGCAGGACATGTCGTTGTGGATAGCCATGCAATAATAGGTGGGCTTACTCCTATACACCAATTCACAAGAATAGGCTCTTATTCTATGATAGGTGGAGCAAGTGGTGTAAATCAAGATATTTGCCCGTTTGTTTTGGCTGAAGGTAATAAAGCAGTTATTAGAGGTTTAAATAGTGTAGGTTTAAGAAGAAGAGGTTTTTCAGATGATGAAATATCAAATTTAAAAAAAGCATACAGAATACTATTTAGACAAGGTTTACAATTAAAAGATGCCTTAGAAGAGCTTGAAAAAGATTTTAGTGAAGATAAAAATGTAAAATATCTAGTAGATTTTATAAAGAGCAGTGATAGGGGGATAGCTAGATAA
- a CDS encoding flavin reductase family protein — protein MFYEPSKNNHGLSRNPFKSCTVPRVIGWISTKNEDGSDNIAPYSQFTNLTFDPPLVLFSSNQNVIGDRKTTIKNIERTGQFVYNMVSYDLREAMNRSSIFKIPKGYKDKFEYAGVTKAKANLIDVARVAESPIQYECKYIQTIRIPANDTLATVDVIIGQVIGIHIADDYILPDGKIDICKIQPVARLGYFDFTVVNNSFEMAPPKVDDPENQRLVDKGLEGKV, from the coding sequence ATGTTTTATGAACCATCAAAAAATAATCATGGACTTTCTAGAAATCCTTTTAAATCTTGTACTGTACCAAGAGTTATAGGATGGATTTCAACAAAAAATGAAGATGGCAGTGATAATATCGCTCCATATAGTCAATTTACTAATCTTACTTTTGATCCACCACTAGTTTTATTTTCATCAAATCAAAATGTAATTGGTGATAGAAAAACAACTATAAAAAACATTGAAAGAACTGGTCAATTTGTTTATAACATGGTTTCTTATGATTTAAGAGAAGCTATGAATCGTTCCTCTATTTTTAAAATCCCTAAAGGATATAAAGATAAGTTTGAATATGCTGGGGTAACTAAAGCAAAAGCAAATTTGATTGATGTTGCTCGTGTTGCTGAGTCTCCAATTCAATATGAATGTAAGTATATTCAAACAATAAGAATTCCAGCAAATGATACACTAGCAACAGTGGATGTTATAATAGGTCAAGTTATTGGAATTCATATAGCTGATGATTATATACTACCAGATGGAAAAATAGATATTTGTAAAATACAACCTGTGGCTCGTCTTGGATATTTTGATTTTACAGTTGTAAATAATTCTTTTGAAATGGCACCACCTAAAGTTGATGATCCAGAAAATCAAAGATTGGTTGATAAAGGTTTAGAAGGAAAAGTATAA
- the lpxC gene encoding UDP-3-O-acyl-N-acetylglucosamine deacetylase — MKRKTLKNIVEYDGIGLHKGEIIKMKLIPAKSGGIIFRMVNMPEGKNEILLDYRNTFDLTRGTNLKNEHGAMVFTVEHFLSALYVAGITDLIVELNGNELPICDGSAIKFLDLFQESGVVELDEDIEEIIVKEPVFLSKGDKHVIALPYPDGYKLTYAIRFEHTFLKSQLAEFEITEENYRKEIASARTFGFDYEVEYLKQNNLALGGTLDNAIVIKKDGVLNPDGLRFDDEFVRHKMLDIIGDLKILNRPIRAHIIAIKAGHLIDIEFAKILDNIK, encoded by the coding sequence ATGAAAAGAAAAACTTTAAAAAATATAGTAGAATATGATGGAATAGGTTTGCATAAAGGAGAAATTATAAAAATGAAACTTATTCCTGCAAAATCAGGTGGTATAATTTTTAGAATGGTAAATATGCCAGAAGGTAAAAATGAAATACTTCTAGATTATAGAAATACTTTTGATTTAACAAGAGGGACTAATTTAAAAAACGAGCATGGAGCTATGGTTTTTACAGTAGAACACTTCTTATCAGCTCTATATGTTGCTGGTATTACAGATTTAATAGTTGAATTAAATGGAAATGAATTGCCTATCTGTGATGGAAGTGCTATTAAATTCTTAGATTTATTTCAAGAAAGTGGTGTGGTTGAACTAGATGAAGATATAGAAGAAATTATAGTAAAAGAACCTGTATTTTTATCTAAGGGAGATAAACATGTAATAGCACTGCCTTATCCTGATGGATATAAATTGACTTATGCAATAAGATTTGAACATACATTTTTGAAATCACAATTAGCAGAGTTTGAAATAACAGAAGAAAATTATAGAAAAGAAATTGCTTCTGCAAGAACTTTTGGTTTTGATTATGAAGTTGAATATTTAAAGCAAAATAATCTTGCCTTAGGTGGAACACTAGATAATGCTATTGTTATAAAAAAAGATGGAGTTTTAAATCCAGATGGTTTAAGATTTGATGATGAATTTGTAAGACATAAAATGCTTGATATTATTGGAGATTTAAAAATTTTAAATAGACCAATAAGAGCACATATTATTGCTATAAAAGCAGGACACCTTATTGATATTGAATTTGCAAAAATTCTTGATAATATAAAATAA
- a CDS encoding ATP-dependent helicase — protein MNLNLLEKLNDKQREAASQIDGSILILAGAGSGKTRTITYRIAHMIENVGISPYSILAVTFTNKAAKEMRERVEGLVGDIAKACTISTFHSFGMRLLRMYASEVGYNPNFTIYDTDDQKRIVKAILKGQNISFNGVKLTERDIVSIISKIKEEIKTPDEYSVINKQIIEVYDKYNKALLESNAMDFSDILLNTYKLLQKPEILEKVQNKYKYIMIDEYQDTNNLQYKIIDLIARKSSNLCVVGDENQSIYGFRGANILNILNFENNYNNAKIVKLEENYRSTTTILDAANELIKNNKSSKDKKLWTQNGKGDLIKVLACDNGRDEVSRIIEFIRENHQNGVPYRDMTILYRTNAQSRIFEEGLLRYNIPHKVFGGISFYSRAEIKDIIAYLSIIVNPQDELNLQRIINVPKRKVGEKGIEKIIAYARENDLNLLEALSHIKEISGLTAVGKEKLLEMYDIIKELKDLAYTETASYIVQTLIDKIHYIDYINENYDDAEARIENIDEFKNSILELENVVGELRLNEYLENVSLISATDDLEEKSDYVKLMTIHNSKGLEFPIVFLVGFENEIFPGTRAMLDEKEMEEERRLCYVALTRAEKKLYLSHATIRFVYGQDRLSTPSVFLKEIPEKLLDIEVKKERLYFADDYSDEINTYGNNKKFEKKKTEINTKNTIKLDENTKKVIDNLGFKVGDKVRHKKFGLGVIKSIDAKKIYVQYVDGTKEMALILADKLLTKSE, from the coding sequence ATGAACTTGAACTTATTAGAAAAGCTAAATGACAAACAAAGAGAAGCAGCCTCTCAAATTGATGGGTCTATTTTAATTTTGGCAGGAGCTGGTTCTGGAAAAACAAGAACAATTACATATAGAATAGCACATATGATAGAGAATGTTGGAATTAGCCCTTATAGTATTTTAGCTGTTACTTTTACAAATAAGGCAGCTAAGGAAATGAGAGAAAGAGTTGAAGGCCTTGTTGGAGACATAGCTAAGGCATGTACAATTTCTACTTTCCACTCATTTGGTATGAGACTTTTAAGAATGTATGCAAGTGAAGTGGGGTACAATCCAAACTTTACTATATATGATACAGATGACCAAAAAAGAATAGTAAAAGCTATTTTAAAAGGACAAAACATAAGTTTTAATGGAGTTAAATTGACAGAAAGAGATATTGTTTCTATTATTTCAAAAATCAAAGAAGAAATAAAAACTCCTGATGAGTATTCAGTTATCAATAAACAAATAATTGAAGTATATGATAAATACAATAAAGCATTGTTAGAAAGTAATGCTATGGATTTTTCAGATATACTTTTAAATACATATAAATTATTACAAAAACCAGAAATACTTGAAAAAGTTCAAAATAAATATAAATACATAATGATAGATGAATATCAAGATACAAATAACTTACAATATAAAATAATAGATTTAATTGCTAGAAAATCATCTAATCTATGTGTAGTTGGAGATGAAAACCAAAGTATTTATGGATTTAGAGGTGCAAACATTTTAAATATCCTTAACTTTGAAAATAACTATAATAATGCTAAAATAGTGAAATTAGAAGAAAATTATAGATCAACTACTACAATATTAGATGCAGCAAATGAACTTATAAAAAATAATAAATCATCAAAAGATAAAAAGTTATGGACACAAAATGGAAAAGGTGATTTAATAAAAGTTTTAGCTTGTGATAATGGTAGAGATGAGGTTAGTAGAATAATTGAATTTATTAGAGAAAATCATCAAAATGGTGTACCCTATAGAGATATGACAATATTGTATAGAACCAATGCCCAATCAAGAATATTTGAAGAAGGGCTTTTAAGATATAACATACCTCATAAAGTTTTTGGAGGAATAAGTTTCTATTCAAGAGCAGAGATTAAAGATATAATTGCATATTTATCTATTATTGTTAATCCACAAGATGAATTAAATTTACAAAGAATAATCAATGTTCCTAAAAGAAAAGTAGGAGAAAAAGGAATAGAAAAAATAATTGCTTATGCTAGAGAAAATGATTTAAACTTACTTGAAGCACTTTCTCATATAAAAGAGATTTCTGGACTAACTGCTGTTGGAAAAGAAAAACTTTTAGAAATGTATGATATAATAAAAGAGTTAAAAGACTTAGCTTATACTGAAACAGCTTCATATATAGTACAAACTTTGATTGATAAAATACATTATATAGACTATATTAATGAAAACTATGATGATGCAGAAGCAAGAATTGAAAATATAGATGAATTTAAAAACTCTATCTTAGAATTAGAAAATGTTGTAGGAGAATTGAGATTAAATGAATATTTAGAAAATGTCTCTCTTATAAGTGCAACAGATGATTTAGAGGAAAAAAGTGACTATGTAAAGTTAATGACTATTCATAACTCAAAAGGTCTTGAATTCCCAATAGTTTTTTTAGTTGGTTTTGAAAATGAAATCTTTCCTGGAACAAGAGCAATGCTTGATGAAAAAGAAATGGAAGAAGAAAGAAGGCTTTGTTATGTTGCTTTAACAAGAGCTGAAAAGAAACTTTATTTATCTCATGCAACTATAAGGTTTGTATATGGTCAAGATAGATTGTCAACTCCATCAGTATTTTTGAAAGAAATACCAGAAAAGCTTTTAGATATTGAAGTTAAAAAAGAAAGGCTATATTTTGCTGATGATTATTCAGATGAAATAAATACTTATGGAAATAATAAGAAGTTTGAAAAGAAAAAAACTGAAATAAATACCAAAAATACTATAAAACTTGATGAAAATACTAAGAAAGTAATTGATAATTTAGGTTTTAAAGTAGGAGATAAAGTAAGACATAAAAAATTTGGCTTAGGGGTAATTAAAAGTATAGATGCTAAAAAAATCTATGTACAATATGTTGATGGTACAAAGGAAATGGCTCTTATCTTAGCTGATAAACTTTTAACTAAGTCTGAATAG